From Prosthecobacter fusiformis, one genomic window encodes:
- a CDS encoding serine/threonine-protein kinase — protein sequence MAERYKIYDKLGSGGVGAVFRAYDNELKRWVAIKRLMSANDATGDQNLATELRREADALASLRNPNIVTIFDVASDAEGLFMVMELLEGEDLADVVGRGPLHYDDFKELASQSLEGLLAAHQRHILHRDIKPENIKVERLPGGRMQSKIIDFGLARAGMRARKQTEDQEGTVMGSIFYMAPEQLTRAPVDVRTDLYSLGCVFYEALSGRKAFDGETLNEVIDKHINHDIIPLNLVAPHVPPWLGAWVLRLMALNPEDRPTGAQQAIEEFRAWEKMSAAPPMMPWMPPGYGQQPGSYTQSLYPGSATTSTIPIQPGYYQQPAEAYAQPVLEVIPDAEPIIEMAAQTTPMARTSPPASRTTASRRTGSVTKTPSVRLHSSASVHEEEKKGPNVKLIAAIGVAAVLLLAGVWFLFSGKNDPESGGAASSGLLGSSGPAEVTYQLPQDRLFPPADTDICLHLVAGVGGTGKDGRLATPDSDVLEWHDISPLANDNLMRAYNKSSSHAPKRTFWPTPKDGIIGAKPNRTVLDFRPREGRPIAMSLSDAASEKEKFPFGSPAPRGMPGMTLGVVFQADGTRLPMRLLTLTGDGGAAVILKLDKTKKLVAEFRSGGSTVSITSRDVDCTLPCTAILTWSSDGIAELRARDAPGKLYRATAKIKAPTAPLSKLQFGKVVGSKQDNAPTYEQFSGFLAEAIMYSSLIKVDQVQLLETKTLRDYYIQGPPTKPSSTKK from the coding sequence ATGGCGGAACGATACAAGATTTATGACAAACTCGGCTCTGGCGGCGTGGGGGCAGTTTTTCGTGCCTACGACAATGAGTTAAAGCGCTGGGTCGCCATCAAGCGCCTCATGTCAGCCAACGATGCCACCGGAGATCAAAACCTGGCAACAGAGTTGCGCCGTGAAGCCGATGCCCTCGCCTCCCTCCGCAATCCTAATATCGTCACCATTTTTGACGTGGCTAGCGATGCGGAAGGTCTTTTCATGGTCATGGAGCTTCTTGAGGGAGAAGACCTCGCCGATGTCGTCGGCCGCGGTCCTCTTCATTATGACGATTTCAAGGAACTTGCATCCCAGAGTCTCGAAGGCCTCCTGGCCGCGCATCAGCGCCATATTCTCCATCGCGACATCAAGCCGGAGAACATCAAGGTCGAGCGCCTCCCTGGTGGGCGCATGCAGTCTAAAATCATCGATTTCGGTCTCGCCCGTGCTGGCATGCGAGCGCGCAAACAGACCGAGGACCAAGAGGGCACCGTCATGGGGTCCATTTTCTACATGGCACCGGAGCAGCTCACCCGTGCTCCGGTGGACGTGCGGACTGATCTTTACTCCCTCGGTTGCGTTTTTTACGAAGCTCTCTCCGGCCGCAAAGCCTTTGATGGCGAGACTCTCAATGAGGTCATCGATAAACACATCAACCACGACATCATTCCTCTGAATCTTGTCGCTCCCCACGTCCCGCCGTGGCTGGGAGCCTGGGTGTTGCGTCTGATGGCGCTGAATCCTGAAGACCGCCCCACGGGCGCGCAGCAAGCCATCGAAGAATTTCGCGCCTGGGAAAAAATGTCTGCGGCTCCCCCGATGATGCCCTGGATGCCTCCAGGTTATGGCCAGCAGCCAGGCAGCTACACTCAGTCTCTGTATCCCGGCAGCGCCACCACCAGCACCATTCCCATTCAGCCAGGGTATTATCAGCAACCAGCCGAAGCGTATGCTCAGCCGGTTCTCGAAGTCATCCCGGATGCCGAGCCCATTATTGAGATGGCCGCTCAGACCACGCCGATGGCTCGCACCAGCCCACCAGCCAGTCGCACCACGGCTAGCAGACGCACTGGCAGCGTCACCAAGACGCCTTCAGTGCGCCTGCATTCATCGGCTTCCGTTCACGAGGAGGAAAAAAAGGGGCCAAACGTCAAGCTCATCGCCGCCATAGGCGTCGCTGCGGTTTTGCTTCTTGCCGGTGTTTGGTTTCTATTCAGTGGCAAAAACGATCCCGAAAGCGGAGGTGCAGCCTCCTCGGGTCTCCTCGGCTCCAGTGGCCCTGCCGAGGTCACGTACCAGCTCCCCCAGGACCGCCTTTTCCCACCAGCGGATACAGATATTTGTCTTCATCTGGTGGCCGGAGTTGGCGGCACGGGAAAAGACGGACGCCTCGCCACCCCGGATTCCGATGTCCTGGAATGGCATGACATCTCGCCTTTGGCCAATGACAACCTCATGCGGGCCTACAATAAAAGCAGTTCCCACGCCCCCAAACGCACCTTCTGGCCCACGCCTAAAGACGGCATCATTGGGGCCAAGCCGAACCGCACCGTGCTGGATTTCCGCCCTCGGGAAGGTCGCCCTATCGCCATGTCTCTTAGCGATGCCGCCAGTGAAAAAGAGAAATTCCCCTTCGGTTCACCAGCTCCCCGTGGCATGCCCGGCATGACCCTGGGTGTAGTTTTCCAGGCGGATGGCACCCGCCTCCCCATGCGCCTCCTGACCCTGACCGGAGATGGAGGAGCCGCAGTCATCCTCAAACTGGACAAGACCAAAAAGCTGGTCGCCGAGTTCCGCAGTGGTGGCTCCACTGTTTCCATTACTAGCCGTGATGTGGATTGCACCCTCCCCTGCACCGCCATCCTTACTTGGTCCAGCGATGGCATTGCCGAGCTACGCGCCCGGGACGCCCCAGGGAAACTATACCGCGCCACCGCCAAAATAAAGGCTCCCACTGCGCCCCTCTCCAAGCTCCAGTTTGGCAAAGTCGTCGGCTCCAAGCAGGACAATGCCCCGACATACGAACAATTTTCAGGCTTTTTGGCGGAGGCTATTATGTACTCTTCGTTGATAAAGGTGGACCAGGTTCAGTTGCTGGAAACCAAAACTCTGCGTGATTATTATATTCAGGGACCGCCGACCAAGCCCTCTTCTACGAAGAAGTAA
- a CDS encoding fibronectin type III domain-containing protein, which translates to MLFLLTSWLCANIQAETNSFESSDDLAGYTLLTTNANVTMVQQAGVGTGNPATGGLKRLSTTSSDTTALAHQVASNTAGAVTQWKQSILLNFKDVEEITTGEKKAECRIGFISTTTNSGNLKEFLHKTHKSIHLKIKAEQKPGDNKSRNLEFEGSNFATDKEVKFGGQTFNDSSYFDDWLRVTLTVNRTSASTFSATITLESLGLDGTQTPVLLRTATQAGLENATMSAASTVYAAFLINTDKSANMPVYVDDHEVEMTAVTPEPPVALAASDVTSNALRANWQASSGAGSYIVELTTAANAFAPGTFISATGTGGQASGFEVSGSDSSSTVITGLGANTAYVYRVRAVNAAGNSGESNPINVSTLAMNANVPPTLDAIPDYPVLTPTAPEQDIELSGITAGFGESQTLIVTAVSSAPSIIPHPRVLYTSDNTVGTLLMKPAGALGTATITVTVNDTQPNNNTITRSFTVEVRQPPVELSFDEAPDLDNLTVTNQNATLTHSATAGIGSPAGGGAIFQGNATGSDQAMLALRDQAYPGPAPTLMRQSIWVNFKEVDDDETKKRKSEVRMGFADSPNIPSELKKYFEEGKRALHLKVMAENDPQDSSKDHVIKARVTSYNGSQKQESAELVVSDETVMNHWLKATFEVMAVGTVQFQMTYKVEDYGPDGTTLLGTVLEGAPFTVTNGTLVSAPWIYAGFYVDTEKGTDMKTYLDNHLVEIQNLPPETPVAMAAHQITSSSFTSNWEVPVGPYPNGFIVEVVRATDTFTAGKFISATGSTGQTTGIQVIFADQRSLRVLNLASNTSYKYRVRALNIAGESDNSDAINVTTLTTGSNSAPTLNPISNQEDIAANGGLFTVLLSGISDGGEFTQGVTVTASSSNTALIPSIQVNYYDPEDVGSITFTPVLGQTGTTIITVTVNDGESVNNTLVRTFTVNVVSPVSALAFESEADEGEYLIVSEQSSLAQTADEGTGTPAGGAFKFERTALPTEHVSLAYRRVRFDARSIPHARTSLMMNLSNVLNITSGNKDKAEITLGFIGSTTPNSKIKDTFNKTHPSMFAKLKFEHGDGSDSQLEIEVGSYNGSNDSNSGKNSLDNFNAAENWLRLDYHFVRSGYDQYLCAYELFDCGPDGTSTPVLLLSSDAVTVTNTAFFNDSSIYAGFQATGEKQGHTAFWFDNHVVDVNTTAADAPVNQAANDYTDTGFTMAWAGGIVGREPTGYVIELCDADDAFAPGTLISAAGVGGQAEGILVEDGWASEYPISGLPVGQTYLYRVRALRGTELSAVQPPVQVTIAPQTPAQSLEDWRLAWFASELQDPATLPENDYDQDGVTNIAEYAMGLNPREPDAWLSQPRCTLQSGYLCLTYRRRANMENVQIVPLASGDLAAWNSQGLVTLSISSPDEEGIETVIVRDAVLQSSRSRRFMRLGLDF; encoded by the coding sequence ATGCTGTTCCTGCTGACTAGCTGGCTATGCGCGAATATTCAGGCTGAAACCAACTCATTTGAGTCATCCGATGATCTCGCGGGTTATACCCTTCTGACAACAAATGCCAATGTGACAATGGTCCAGCAAGCGGGGGTGGGGACTGGAAACCCTGCCACTGGCGGATTGAAGCGTTTGTCCACGACCTCCAGTGACACCACCGCTTTGGCCCATCAAGTGGCTAGCAATACGGCAGGTGCCGTGACGCAGTGGAAGCAATCCATTCTTTTAAATTTTAAAGATGTGGAAGAGATCACCACTGGAGAAAAGAAAGCGGAGTGCAGGATCGGCTTCATCTCCACGACGACAAACTCGGGCAACCTCAAGGAATTCCTCCACAAGACGCACAAAAGCATCCATTTGAAAATCAAGGCTGAGCAGAAGCCTGGGGATAACAAGAGCCGTAACCTGGAGTTTGAGGGCAGCAATTTTGCGACAGATAAAGAGGTGAAGTTTGGAGGTCAGACTTTTAACGACAGCAGTTATTTTGACGACTGGCTGCGCGTGACGTTGACGGTGAATCGGACATCTGCTTCTACCTTCAGTGCGACGATCACCTTGGAATCCCTGGGGCTGGATGGGACCCAGACCCCTGTGCTGCTGCGTACAGCGACACAAGCAGGCCTGGAGAATGCGACGATGAGCGCGGCCAGCACTGTCTATGCTGCCTTTTTGATCAATACGGACAAGTCCGCGAACATGCCGGTTTATGTGGATGATCATGAGGTGGAGATGACGGCCGTGACTCCAGAGCCACCTGTCGCTCTTGCGGCATCCGACGTGACGTCGAACGCTCTGCGGGCTAACTGGCAGGCCAGCAGCGGGGCAGGCAGTTACATCGTGGAACTGACAACCGCAGCCAATGCGTTTGCTCCAGGGACCTTCATTTCTGCCACAGGCACGGGCGGGCAGGCGAGTGGATTCGAAGTCAGCGGTAGTGATTCGTCCAGCACTGTCATCACGGGCCTGGGGGCGAATACCGCTTACGTTTACCGAGTCCGTGCCGTGAATGCTGCCGGTAACAGTGGTGAGTCAAATCCCATCAACGTGAGCACGCTGGCCATGAATGCCAATGTTCCTCCGACGCTGGATGCCATCCCCGATTACCCGGTTTTGACGCCGACTGCCCCTGAGCAGGATATTGAACTGAGCGGCATTACTGCGGGGTTTGGCGAGTCCCAGACCCTGATCGTCACGGCTGTTTCATCTGCCCCATCCATCATCCCTCATCCACGGGTTCTATACACCAGTGACAACACAGTCGGAACTCTTCTGATGAAGCCTGCGGGCGCTCTGGGGACGGCAACCATCACAGTGACGGTCAATGATACCCAGCCTAACAACAACACCATCACGCGGTCATTCACCGTGGAAGTGAGGCAGCCACCGGTGGAACTGAGTTTTGATGAGGCGCCCGACCTGGACAATCTGACGGTCACGAATCAAAACGCTACTTTGACCCATTCGGCTACTGCCGGGATAGGTTCGCCTGCTGGAGGCGGTGCCATTTTCCAGGGCAATGCGACTGGGTCCGACCAAGCCATGCTGGCTTTGCGGGATCAGGCCTATCCAGGTCCGGCTCCGACTTTGATGCGGCAGTCCATTTGGGTGAATTTCAAGGAAGTGGACGATGACGAAACCAAGAAGCGCAAGAGTGAAGTCCGCATGGGCTTTGCCGATAGCCCAAACATACCGAGTGAACTGAAGAAGTATTTTGAGGAGGGCAAGCGCGCATTGCATTTAAAGGTGATGGCAGAGAATGATCCACAGGACAGCAGCAAGGATCATGTGATCAAAGCCCGAGTGACCAGCTACAATGGCAGTCAGAAACAAGAATCAGCAGAGCTGGTGGTTTCCGATGAGACGGTGATGAACCATTGGCTGAAAGCCACCTTCGAGGTGATGGCTGTGGGCACCGTGCAGTTTCAGATGACCTATAAGGTGGAGGACTATGGTCCGGATGGCACCACACTCTTGGGTACGGTTTTAGAAGGCGCACCCTTCACGGTCACCAACGGTACTTTGGTCTCAGCACCGTGGATCTACGCTGGATTTTACGTGGATACGGAAAAAGGCACGGACATGAAGACCTACCTGGATAATCACTTGGTGGAGATCCAGAACTTGCCCCCTGAAACCCCAGTGGCCATGGCTGCTCATCAAATCACCAGTTCTTCGTTTACCTCGAATTGGGAAGTGCCTGTCGGCCCCTATCCGAACGGATTTATTGTGGAGGTGGTACGCGCTACGGATACTTTCACCGCTGGCAAGTTTATCTCGGCCACTGGCAGCACCGGGCAGACGACAGGTATCCAGGTGATCTTTGCCGATCAGCGCAGCCTGCGCGTACTCAATCTCGCTTCCAACACTTCTTATAAATACCGGGTGCGTGCGCTCAACATTGCCGGAGAGAGCGATAATTCAGATGCGATCAATGTCACGACACTGACCACGGGCTCAAATTCGGCACCGACTTTAAACCCTATTTCGAATCAAGAAGATATCGCAGCCAATGGAGGTCTGTTTACCGTTCTTCTCAGCGGCATCAGTGATGGTGGCGAGTTCACCCAGGGAGTCACAGTGACGGCTTCATCAAGCAACACGGCGTTGATTCCATCAATCCAGGTGAATTACTACGATCCGGAAGATGTCGGCTCGATCACCTTTACTCCTGTTCTAGGGCAGACGGGTACGACCATCATCACTGTGACAGTGAATGACGGGGAGTCCGTGAATAACACTCTGGTACGCACGTTTACAGTCAATGTAGTCAGCCCAGTATCGGCGCTCGCATTTGAATCGGAAGCGGATGAGGGTGAATATCTGATCGTTTCAGAACAGTCTTCACTGGCTCAGACTGCGGATGAAGGGACTGGGACACCGGCTGGTGGAGCGTTCAAGTTTGAGCGCACGGCACTGCCCACTGAGCATGTTTCCCTGGCCTATCGTCGGGTGCGTTTTGATGCTCGCAGCATTCCTCATGCGCGCACCAGTCTGATGATGAATTTGAGCAACGTGCTCAACATCACTTCCGGCAATAAAGACAAAGCTGAAATTACCTTGGGCTTCATCGGTAGCACGACGCCGAACTCCAAGATCAAGGACACGTTCAACAAGACTCACCCTTCTATGTTCGCCAAGCTGAAGTTTGAACATGGCGATGGGAGTGACAGCCAATTGGAAATCGAAGTCGGCAGCTACAATGGCAGCAACGACAGCAATAGCGGCAAGAACTCGCTAGATAATTTTAACGCTGCCGAAAACTGGCTGAGGCTGGACTATCATTTTGTGCGCTCGGGATATGACCAGTATCTGTGTGCGTATGAGCTTTTCGACTGTGGACCGGATGGCACTTCTACTCCCGTGCTGCTTCTCTCCAGTGATGCGGTGACGGTGACGAATACGGCTTTCTTTAATGACAGCAGCATCTACGCAGGTTTCCAGGCAACAGGTGAGAAGCAGGGGCACACGGCCTTCTGGTTCGATAACCACGTCGTGGATGTGAATACGACGGCTGCGGATGCCCCTGTGAACCAGGCGGCGAATGACTATACTGATACCGGTTTCACCATGGCCTGGGCAGGCGGCATTGTGGGGCGTGAACCGACAGGTTATGTGATTGAGCTTTGCGACGCTGACGATGCCTTTGCTCCAGGCACTCTGATTTCTGCCGCTGGCGTCGGTGGGCAGGCCGAAGGAATTCTGGTGGAAGATGGTTGGGCTTCTGAATACCCCATTTCCGGCCTGCCAGTCGGGCAGACGTATCTCTACCGGGTACGGGCTTTGCGTGGCACTGAACTGAGCGCGGTCCAGCCTCCTGTTCAGGTGACGATTGCCCCGCAGACCCCGGCACAGTCATTGGAAGACTGGCGTCTTGCTTGGTTCGCGAGTGAATTGCAAGATCCTGCAACTCTGCCTGAAAATGATTATGACCAGGACGGTGTGACAAACATCGCTGAGTATGCCATGGGGCTGAATCCGCGCGAGCCTGATGCCTGGCTTTCGCAGCCGCGCTGCACCCTACAGTCAGGCTATCTTTGCCTCACTTATCGCCGCCGGGCCAACATGGAAAATGTACAGATCGTCCCTCTGGCCAGTGGTGATCTTGCAGCTTGGAACAGCCAGGGACTGGTGACTCTGTCCATTTCCAGTCCTGATGAGGAAGGAATCGAAACGGTCATTGTGCGAGATGCAGTTCTCCAGTCTTCCCGTAGCCGTCGGTTTATGCGCCTGGGTCTTGATTTTTAA
- a CDS encoding RNA polymerase sigma factor, whose product MFADSNNAISAWLVHRDQSAARWLVHTHSPQVLSLARRWGAPAEMEQDVLQEVFMRVFKALPRLDLTQPFAPWLTVLARNTCSKLRRRWCHRHRLSACFENAALDVDTCELADERDAHQIIASQERQDLLDEAMRQLPERDRSLLNLQYGEGRSGSEIATAMGVSAGTVRVSIHRIRHRLTQEISRLSNL is encoded by the coding sequence ATGTTTGCTGATTCTAACAATGCCATTTCTGCTTGGCTGGTTCATCGCGACCAGTCTGCTGCCAGATGGCTTGTGCACACGCACAGCCCTCAGGTGCTGAGCCTCGCCCGTCGTTGGGGCGCTCCTGCTGAGATGGAACAGGATGTGTTGCAGGAGGTTTTCATGCGTGTTTTCAAAGCCTTGCCCAGACTGGATCTGACGCAGCCGTTTGCTCCTTGGCTGACAGTGCTCGCCCGCAATACGTGTTCGAAATTGCGTCGCCGCTGGTGCCATAGGCATCGTCTGAGTGCCTGTTTTGAGAACGCAGCTCTGGACGTTGATACCTGTGAATTGGCAGATGAGCGGGACGCGCATCAGATCATCGCCTCACAAGAGCGGCAGGACCTGTTGGATGAAGCCATGCGGCAACTGCCGGAGCGTGATCGCAGCCTGTTGAACCTTCAATACGGTGAGGGCCGCAGCGGGTCAGAAATAGCCACTGCGATGGGCGTCTCTGCAGGCACTGTCAGAGTATCCATTCATCGCATCCGTCACCGCCTCACCCAGGAAATTTCCCGTTTATCGAACCTTTGA
- a CDS encoding pilus assembly FimT family protein: MASNWKLTNRVWHANLGMLAAITLGIIALSCPFIAHKWEAGKFLMEIHYGKFLPAQTRWIWIDSQGLLLGFLVVSGVLMHRKSVKKAASTAADDPAVAGSSVTILSLGDDAPALAFANGAEQIGLRAFRGQPEALKNLDLTLERWLVLTHGGRTEPAHIASLTESVSALKKGSLKRLEFAIESGAEAPLADLIAALTAAGAKAMKLDKSPAAWQPTVIEHLRTQSPTLKARPAAKVRPVVKPASGFTVLEILITMVIITVLISVTASSFQSLKRKDGVHDAALEFAQILREARQMAKRQNTLVRVALTAPVMTGVLNDFGLTEDDLRPGCGVYAFRVPADQLEPVAFTQPTTAFEKNASLRETSPLTRVPLPRSLIGGWTQAPGHAGWHRWNEHVWIGGPVMEQYLKGDFESYSSLMLYQPSTTWAAERNEDDRSISPFSTYPPEMQRTPYRHPPRPTALALAESEEVTLDDGTQIPAQEIWGTAPVVQWSEVNSENDLPMAAVDFTPEGRLAGTVLTEVEFHFRPGPEREPLYKVIIRSHDGEVHIE; encoded by the coding sequence ATGGCCTCAAACTGGAAACTCACCAATCGTGTCTGGCATGCCAATCTCGGTATGCTGGCCGCGATCACGCTGGGCATCATTGCCCTGTCGTGCCCGTTCATTGCTCATAAGTGGGAAGCTGGGAAGTTTCTAATGGAGATCCATTACGGCAAATTTCTGCCAGCGCAGACCCGGTGGATCTGGATTGATTCACAGGGACTCCTGCTAGGTTTTCTGGTGGTCTCGGGCGTGCTCATGCATCGGAAATCGGTCAAAAAAGCAGCCAGCACCGCCGCGGATGATCCGGCGGTGGCAGGGTCCTCTGTAACCATTCTCAGCCTGGGGGATGATGCCCCCGCTCTTGCCTTTGCCAATGGTGCTGAGCAGATCGGCCTGCGTGCTTTTCGGGGGCAGCCTGAAGCCTTGAAAAATCTGGACCTGACGCTGGAGCGGTGGTTAGTGCTCACGCATGGAGGAAGAACTGAGCCTGCCCATATCGCCTCGCTAACCGAAAGTGTTTCAGCGTTAAAAAAAGGCAGTTTAAAACGTCTGGAATTCGCGATTGAATCCGGCGCAGAAGCTCCCCTGGCAGATCTCATTGCCGCACTCACCGCCGCTGGTGCAAAAGCAATGAAACTGGATAAAAGCCCGGCGGCCTGGCAGCCTACCGTCATTGAGCATCTGCGCACTCAGTCGCCCACCCTAAAGGCTCGGCCCGCAGCTAAAGTCAGACCTGTGGTAAAACCTGCATCTGGTTTTACCGTGTTGGAAATCCTGATCACCATGGTGATCATCACGGTCCTCATTAGCGTGACGGCGAGCTCCTTCCAGTCTCTCAAACGCAAAGACGGTGTTCACGACGCGGCCTTGGAATTTGCCCAGATCCTGCGTGAGGCACGTCAGATGGCCAAGCGTCAAAATACACTGGTGAGAGTTGCACTGACAGCACCGGTGATGACGGGTGTGCTCAATGACTTTGGCCTTACTGAAGATGATCTCCGGCCGGGTTGTGGGGTCTATGCTTTCCGTGTTCCCGCGGATCAACTTGAGCCTGTTGCATTTACCCAGCCGACAACCGCCTTTGAAAAAAATGCCAGCTTGAGGGAGACCTCTCCGCTTACCCGCGTGCCACTGCCGCGCAGTCTCATTGGTGGATGGACGCAAGCACCTGGGCATGCAGGTTGGCACCGCTGGAATGAGCACGTATGGATTGGTGGACCTGTGATGGAGCAGTATCTGAAAGGGGACTTTGAAAGCTATTCGTCCCTGATGCTATACCAACCTTCCACCACGTGGGCTGCCGAGCGTAATGAGGATGACCGCAGCATCAGCCCTTTTTCCACGTATCCCCCTGAGATGCAGCGGACGCCCTATCGCCATCCCCCCCGTCCCACCGCACTGGCTCTGGCTGAAAGCGAAGAAGTAACACTGGACGATGGTACTCAGATTCCCGCCCAAGAGATCTGGGGCACGGCTCCTGTTGTCCAGTGGAGTGAGGTCAATTCAGAGAATGACCTGCCCATGGCAGCCGTTGACTTTACGCCCGAAGGACGCCTTGCCGGTACAGTGTTAACTGAGGTGGAGTTTCATTTCCGTCCGGGTCCTGAGCGCGAGCCGCTCTATAAAGTCATTATCCGCAGTCACGATGGGGAGGTTCACATCGAATGA
- a CDS encoding prepilin-type N-terminal cleavage/methylation domain-containing protein — protein MNFSRTALAKIASTRRAGFSLTEIMFALALVAGSALPVLGLLSVGLLDAKEAGDHRLTANLRNTVHQLLCDPAWPAEAVATGEWDAIRYFDDQGRMIENARKEEAAVIMRMKSLPGMGYQSDWLETVQVTFQSGDREDIVTRTLVQRRKKPQG, from the coding sequence ATGAATTTCTCCCGGACAGCTCTCGCGAAGATTGCCTCCACACGCCGCGCAGGTTTCAGTCTGACTGAAATCATGTTTGCCCTGGCTTTGGTGGCAGGCTCCGCGCTGCCTGTTTTGGGACTGCTGAGTGTGGGGCTGCTGGATGCCAAGGAGGCCGGGGACCACCGCCTGACGGCAAATCTTCGCAATACAGTCCACCAGCTTTTATGTGATCCCGCCTGGCCAGCAGAGGCTGTTGCCACGGGGGAATGGGATGCCATACGTTATTTTGACGATCAGGGCCGCATGATCGAGAACGCCCGCAAGGAGGAAGCCGCAGTGATCATGCGCATGAAGTCCCTGCCAGGCATGGGTTATCAAAGTGACTGGCTGGAAACCGTGCAAGTGACCTTCCAGTCAGGGGACCGTGAGGACATCGTCACCCGCACCCTGGTGCAGCGGCGCAAGAAGCCTCAGGGATGA
- a CDS encoding PulJ/GspJ family protein, translating into MTHHLLSTQRRHSTATAAAGFSLVEMLVSTVLTVLICVLVAEMSTNMLGSVSSASGRLTAAQKLDQLRHILGDDLARLPRLEDGEKRLQTTSDDQKWTIEINLPARAEVLRREGRAWQQVIYHWDREKALISRVILDAEGELSQPEIILTGVISFTPEWLENSAVEEDGEKDWTRAALPAILRLNVRLTDVWEEGKAEEQTAQANRVRDFELLLPVGGGVSL; encoded by the coding sequence ATGACCCACCACCTGCTATCCACGCAACGCCGTCATTCAACGGCGACTGCCGCAGCTGGATTCTCCCTGGTGGAGATGCTAGTGTCCACTGTGCTGACGGTTTTGATCTGTGTCTTGGTGGCAGAAATGTCCACGAACATGCTGGGCAGTGTAAGCTCAGCCAGCGGGAGGCTGACAGCGGCACAAAAGCTCGATCAACTGCGCCACATCCTGGGGGATGATCTGGCCCGGCTCCCACGCCTTGAGGACGGAGAAAAGAGGCTGCAAACCACCTCCGATGACCAGAAATGGACCATCGAGATCAACCTGCCTGCGCGGGCGGAGGTGCTGCGGCGTGAAGGCCGTGCCTGGCAGCAGGTGATTTATCATTGGGACCGCGAAAAGGCTCTGATTAGCCGTGTGATTCTGGATGCCGAAGGCGAGCTGTCCCAGCCAGAGATCATCCTCACTGGCGTCATTTCTTTCACGCCGGAATGGCTTGAAAACAGTGCTGTGGAAGAGGATGGCGAGAAGGACTGGACTCGCGCAGCGTTGCCAGCCATTTTACGCCTCAATGTGCGCCTGACCGATGTGTGGGAAGAGGGCAAGGCGGAGGAGCAGACAGCCCAGGCCAACCGGGTGCGTGACTTTGAATTGCTATTACCCGTGGGAGGCGGAGTCAGCCTGTGA